The following proteins come from a genomic window of Geminicoccaceae bacterium SCSIO 64248:
- a CDS encoding GntR family transcriptional regulator has translation MDTSTSETFSPLIQESAPLRNKIIQSLRRAIETGALQPGTRLVENDLCKQLKVSRTSLREALRQLQAEGILTNTNNRGLTVATVTLADAENIYRLRGVIEPLVVQQFIENANAVETKALTAQGEIVKSAYRDGSAEDIVVSKRDFYDLICSGARNAIAFEILKKLTLLTSPLRRRSVVQPNRRLQSIDEIDAIMAAIARGDSVAACAAAERHVSHSARSVFQMLEKEGRTAKSTKAKATIPAT, from the coding sequence ATGGACACATCGACGTCGGAGACGTTCAGTCCGCTGATTCAGGAGTCCGCGCCGCTCCGAAACAAGATCATCCAGTCGCTGCGCCGGGCGATCGAGACGGGAGCGCTGCAGCCGGGCACGCGGCTGGTCGAGAACGATCTCTGCAAGCAACTAAAGGTCAGCCGGACGTCGTTGCGCGAAGCCTTGCGCCAGTTGCAGGCGGAAGGGATCCTGACGAACACCAACAATCGCGGCCTGACGGTGGCGACCGTCACCCTGGCAGATGCCGAGAACATCTACCGGTTGCGCGGCGTCATCGAGCCGCTCGTCGTCCAGCAGTTCATCGAGAACGCGAACGCCGTGGAGACGAAGGCGCTGACCGCTCAGGGCGAGATCGTCAAGTCGGCCTATCGCGACGGCAGCGCGGAAGACATCGTGGTCAGCAAGCGCGATTTCTACGACCTGATCTGTTCCGGCGCGCGCAACGCGATCGCGTTCGAGATTCTCAAGAAGCTGACTCTGTTGACCTCGCCTCTTCGCCGGCGCTCGGTCGTGCAGCCGAACCGGCGGCTGCAGAGCATCGACGAGATTGACGCCATCATGGCCGCGATCGCTCGTGGCGACAGCGTCGCCGCCTGCGCGGCGGCGGAACGGCACGTGTCCCATTCGGCGCGTTCGGTCTTCCAGATGCTGGAAAAGGAAGGACGGACGGCCAAGAGCACCAAGGCCAAGGCAACCATCCCGGCAACCTGA
- a CDS encoding isochorismatase family protein: MAERAEDRNAAGERPWTRFLTARDRRVMERAGYGGRQGFGARPAVLVVDVTLAFCGDRREPAEDAVTRWRQAGGEGAWDALPVIRRLIDIARDRMVPVIYTTGIERSDKWDRGSWLWKNRRGREKRPEAQDGNAIMRQVEPGPRDIVVAKRKPSAFHGTDLLDFLVLLRCDSLIVMGTATSGCVRATVVDAFSHNLRVTVVEDACFDRCEASHAIGLFDMDAKYADVLTSPVVRDHLAGLEAGLFELPGGP; this comes from the coding sequence ATGGCTGAGCGCGCGGAGGACCGGAACGCGGCGGGGGAGCGGCCCTGGACCCGCTTCCTGACGGCCCGCGACCGGCGCGTGATGGAACGGGCGGGCTATGGTGGGCGCCAAGGCTTCGGCGCGCGCCCGGCCGTTCTCGTGGTCGACGTCACCCTCGCCTTTTGCGGCGATCGCCGCGAGCCGGCCGAGGACGCCGTCACGCGATGGCGTCAGGCCGGCGGCGAGGGCGCGTGGGACGCGCTGCCGGTCATCCGGCGCCTGATCGACATCGCCCGTGACCGGATGGTCCCGGTCATCTACACGACCGGCATCGAGCGAAGCGACAAATGGGATCGCGGCAGCTGGCTCTGGAAGAACCGGCGCGGCCGGGAGAAGCGGCCGGAGGCGCAGGACGGCAACGCCATCATGCGCCAGGTCGAGCCGGGGCCGCGGGACATCGTCGTCGCGAAGCGCAAGCCCAGCGCCTTTCACGGCACGGATCTCCTCGACTTCCTCGTGCTCCTGCGATGCGACAGCCTGATCGTCATGGGAACCGCGACCAGCGGCTGCGTGCGCGCGACCGTCGTCGACGCGTTCAGCCACAATCTGCGCGTGACGGTCGTCGAGGACGCCTGCTTCGATCGCTGCGAAGCCAGCCACGCCATCGGCCTGTTCGACATGGACGCCAAATACGCGGACGTTTTGACCAGCCCGGTCGTGCGTGACCATCTCGCTGGCCTGGAGGCGGGCCTCTTCGAGCTGCCGGGCGGCCCGTGA
- a CDS encoding ABC transporter permease, whose translation MTVSLSKSETMDAPGDSVAAGDRRRPFPSWAITTISLVVMVGAWQAMAPFIDPLFGSYPSQIFSSFLVMIENGSLLRAFSQSIQPFFAGYILAAVIGIPIGLLLGRYRFAEAAFGIYVMAGYATPLIALVPLLMVWFGLGFAVKVVIIFLLAFFPICINTWLGVKAVPRTLIEVGTAFCAPQSKIMRQIVLPATLPYIMGGLRLAIGKAVIAMIIAEFLTAISGLGGIIINAANSFRTAEMFVPIILVMIFAVVMDRFVAWLEGKVAPWQTEIAADHG comes from the coding sequence ATGACTGTCAGTCTGTCCAAAAGCGAGACCATGGATGCGCCGGGCGATAGCGTGGCCGCCGGCGACCGTCGCCGCCCGTTTCCGAGTTGGGCGATCACGACCATCTCGCTGGTCGTGATGGTCGGCGCCTGGCAGGCGATGGCGCCGTTCATCGATCCCCTGTTCGGCTCCTACCCCTCGCAGATTTTCTCGTCCTTCTTGGTCATGATCGAGAACGGCTCGCTACTCCGGGCGTTCTCGCAGAGCATCCAGCCGTTCTTCGCCGGTTACATCCTCGCGGCCGTGATCGGCATACCGATCGGGCTCCTGCTTGGCCGGTACCGGTTCGCCGAGGCGGCGTTCGGGATCTACGTCATGGCGGGGTACGCCACGCCGCTCATCGCGCTCGTGCCTCTATTGATGGTCTGGTTCGGGCTGGGCTTCGCGGTGAAGGTCGTCATCATCTTCCTGCTGGCCTTCTTCCCGATCTGCATCAACACCTGGCTCGGCGTGAAGGCGGTGCCCCGAACGCTGATCGAGGTCGGGACCGCGTTCTGCGCGCCGCAAAGCAAGATCATGCGCCAGATCGTCCTGCCGGCGACGCTGCCCTACATCATGGGCGGCCTTCGCCTCGCGATCGGCAAGGCGGTCATCGCGATGATCATCGCGGAGTTCCTTACCGCCATCTCGGGCCTGGGCGGCATCATCATCAACGCGGCCAACAGCTTCCGGACCGCCGAGATGTTCGTACCGATCATCCTGGTCATGATCTTCGCCGTGGTCATGGATCGTTTCGTCGCCTGGCTGGAGGGCAAGGTCGCCCCGTGGCAGACGGAGATCGCCGCCGATCATGGCTGA
- a CDS encoding ABC transporter ATP-binding protein, whose amino-acid sequence MAQVELFNVSKDFSVRIRGVERRTRALENLSFQVETGEVVALAGPSGCGKTTALRIIMGLETASRGSVRVAGRVVVGCGLDRGMVFQHAELLPWRSAVDNVKFALEAKKLSSWEIDDRAERFIHLVGLDHARDHRPHQLSGGMKQRVGIARALAIDPEVLLMDEPFGALDSQTREVLQMELLDIHQRTGKTIVFVTHDLDEAVLLADRVVVIVGGKLREIIPIGLERPRSDMRRIRTADEFMKKRTLIWEALHDSLQSQAQAA is encoded by the coding sequence ATGGCACAAGTCGAGCTTTTTAACGTCTCGAAGGACTTCTCCGTTCGGATCCGCGGCGTGGAGCGGCGCACGCGAGCCCTCGAGAACCTGTCGTTCCAGGTCGAGACGGGCGAAGTCGTGGCGCTCGCCGGGCCGAGCGGATGCGGCAAGACCACGGCGCTGCGCATCATCATGGGGCTCGAGACCGCCAGCCGCGGCAGCGTCAGGGTGGCGGGACGTGTCGTGGTGGGCTGCGGCCTGGATCGCGGCATGGTGTTCCAGCACGCCGAGTTGCTGCCGTGGCGCAGCGCGGTGGACAACGTGAAGTTTGCCCTGGAGGCGAAGAAGCTTTCGTCCTGGGAAATCGACGACCGCGCGGAGCGCTTCATCCACCTGGTCGGGCTCGACCACGCCAGGGACCACCGTCCACACCAGCTTTCGGGAGGCATGAAGCAGCGGGTCGGCATCGCACGCGCGCTGGCGATCGATCCCGAGGTGCTGCTGATGGACGAGCCGTTCGGCGCGCTCGATTCGCAAACTCGCGAAGTGCTGCAGATGGAGCTTCTCGACATTCATCAGCGAACGGGCAAGACGATCGTCTTCGTCACCCACGACCTGGACGAGGCCGTGCTCCTCGCCGACCGGGTCGTCGTCATCGTCGGCGGCAAGCTGCGCGAGATCATCCCGATCGGGCTGGAGCGGCCGCGTAGCGACATGCGCCGGATCCGGACGGCCGACGAGTTCATGAAGAAACGCACGTTGATCTGGGAAGCTCTGCACGATTCCCTCCAGTCGCAAGCGCAAGCCGCATAG